The following coding sequences lie in one Streptomyces albofaciens JCM 4342 genomic window:
- a CDS encoding glutamate ABC transporter substrate-binding protein — protein MTMRARGLRNLRAALAPVAAGVCVMAATAAVLVPVLSGGGPAPRPAPYGTHGARADAAAADCTPANAAASLRPSPEAGRAVEEIKARGRLVVGVDQNTYRWGYRNPATGDLEGFDIDLARAIAEDILGPNPKITFRAIPTSQRIPALQKRTVDLVVRTMTINCARKRQVAFSTAYFQGGQQVLAPKYSAITGFDDSLKGKRVCTATGSTGESRLAEDRHGARVVTVPNQLDCLVRLQLGEADAVVTDNALAAAQAAQDPTVQLKGKPFTDEPYGVAVNRDDTDLVRRVNQVLEDYRRGGGESRWMAAYRKWLQADLPGISKAPEPQYSD, from the coding sequence ATGACGATGCGCGCGAGGGGATTGCGGAACCTGCGGGCCGCGCTGGCCCCGGTGGCGGCCGGGGTGTGCGTGATGGCGGCGACGGCCGCGGTCCTCGTCCCCGTCCTGAGCGGTGGCGGCCCGGCGCCCCGCCCCGCGCCGTACGGGACACACGGCGCCCGCGCCGATGCCGCGGCGGCGGACTGCACGCCCGCCAACGCCGCCGCGAGCCTGCGGCCCTCCCCGGAGGCCGGCCGGGCGGTGGAGGAGATCAAGGCACGGGGGCGGCTGGTCGTCGGCGTCGACCAGAACACGTACCGCTGGGGCTACCGCAACCCGGCCACCGGTGATCTGGAGGGCTTCGACATCGATCTGGCCCGGGCGATAGCCGAGGACATCCTCGGCCCGAACCCGAAGATCACCTTCCGGGCGATCCCCACCAGCCAGCGCATCCCCGCCCTCCAGAAGCGCACCGTCGACCTGGTCGTGCGGACCATGACGATCAACTGCGCCCGCAAGCGGCAGGTCGCCTTCTCGACCGCGTACTTCCAGGGCGGCCAGCAGGTGCTGGCGCCCAAGTATTCGGCGATCACGGGCTTCGACGACTCGCTGAAGGGCAAGCGGGTCTGTACGGCGACCGGTTCCACGGGCGAGTCCCGGCTGGCCGAGGACCGGCACGGCGCCCGGGTCGTGACCGTGCCGAACCAGCTCGACTGCCTGGTACGGCTCCAGCTCGGCGAGGCCGATGCCGTGGTCACGGACAACGCGCTGGCCGCCGCGCAGGCCGCACAGGACCCGACGGTGCAGCTGAAGGGGAAGCCGTTCACCGACGAGCCGTACGGCGTCGCGGTCAACCGCGACGACACCGACCTGGTGCGGCGGGTCAACCAGGTGCTGGAGGACTACCGCCGGGGCGGCGGCGAGAGCCGGTGGATGGCCGCCTACCGGAAGTGGCTCCAGGCGGACCTCCCCGGCATATCCAAGGCGCCCGAGCCCCAGTACAGCGACTGA